From Bacillus sp. Marseille-P3661:
ATTTCTATTAAGGAGTATTTAATAGCTAGTTGGTTTGGGGAATATGTTGTTGATTATTCAGTCGCTGCAGCTACAGGCATGTTGGACATTTTTACGCGTGACTGGAATTCAGACGCTTTAGAACAAGCAGGTATTTCAGTAGAGCAGCTTTCTAAAGTTGTACCGGCACACTATACAATGCAAGGTATGAACAAACAAATCGCTGATCAAATGGGAATACCTGTTAACCTACCTTTTGTAATCGGTGGAAGTGATGGTCCATTAGCCAATTTAGGAATTGGCGCTATAAATAAAGGCGAAGTAGCAATCACAATTGGAACTAGTGGAGCAATCCGCCAAATGACAAATAAACCAAAAACAGATGAAGAACAAGAGGTATTTTGTTATTCATTTACGGATGATCTTTGGATTATGGGAGGGCCTACCAATAATGGCGGCATTGTATTGCGCTGGATAAAAGAAACACTTGGTCAGCACGAGGTCGGTTTAGCGCAGTCACAAGGTTTAAATGCCTATGATTTATTAACTACTATTGCTGAAAAAATACCTGTCGGTTCTAATGGATTACTATTCATGCCACATCTAAATGGAGAACGTGCACCATTCTGGGATGCCAAAGCAAAAGGAGCGTATATTGGTTTAACATCATCACATCAACGTGATCATATGATTCGCGCTGGACTTGAGGGTGTTATTTTTAGCATTTTTCACATCGGTGAGGCTCTTGAAAGACTAGCAGGTGAACCATCGAAAATTTACGCAAGTGGTGGGTTCGCACGATCATCATTATGGTTACAAATTTTATGTGATGTTTTCGGCAAAGAAGTACACGTGCCAGAGTCTCATCAAAGCTCCGCTTGGGGTGCTGCTTGGATTGCGTTATGTAGTGTTGGTGAATCCAGTTCTTTAATTGACATTAAAGATCATATTCCGATGAAAATGTCACTGGTTCCTAAAGAGGAGAACCATCGCAAGTACGCTGAGCTTTACAACGTTTATCGAAGTTTATACCAATCATTACGGGCAAGTTTCGTAGAACTGCATCGCATCCAAAATCAATAACCAAATAACCAATATAATGAATAAGGAAAAGCCGGTTTTGTCAGAATCAGTGACGGGTTCTGACAAAACCGGCTTTTCCTTCTATTCCTGTCAGAATCGAGGGCGAGTTCTGACTCGATTTAGACTTTTTCTCCTTTTCCTGTCAGAATTGAGGGCGGGTTCTGACTCGTTTCAGGCTTTTTCTCCTTTTCCTGTCAGAATCGAGGGCGGGTTCTGACTCGTTTCAGGCTTTTTCTCCTTTTCCTGTCAGAATCCAGCTACCTTTCTGACTCGTTTGCAGCTTTTTCTCCTTTTCCTGTCAGAATTGAGGGCGGGTTCTGACTCGTTTGCAGCTTTTTCTCCTTTTCCTGTCAGAATCGAGGGCGGGTTCTGACTCGATTTAGACTTTTTCTCCTTTTCCTGTCAGAATCGAGGACGGGTTCTGACTCGTTTCATGCTTTTTCTCCTTTTCCTGTCAGAATCGAGGGCGGGTTCTGACTCGTTTTAGGCTTTTTCTCCTTTTCCTGTCAGAATTGAGGGCGGGTTCTGACTCAATTCAGGCTTTTTCTCCTTTTCCTGTCAGAATCGAGGGCGGGTTCTGACTCGTTTCAGGCTTTTTCTCCTTTTCCTGTCAGAATCGAGGGCGGGTTCTGACTCGTTTGCAGCTTTTTCTCCTTTTCCTGTCAGAATTGAGGGCGGGTTCTGACTCGTTTCAGGCTTTTTCTCCTTTTCCTGTCAGAATTGAGGGCGGGTTCTGACTCGTTTCAGGCTTTTTCTCCTTTTCCTGTCAGAATCAGTGACGGGTTCTGACTCGATTTCTGCTTTTCCTTCTATCCCTGTCAGAATCCAGCTACCTTTCTGACTGTATTTCTGCTTTTCCCTCCTCTTCCTGTCAGAATCTTAATTTCATTCCGACTCAAAGACGTCAAATCCTCTGTAAATACGGACAAGTGCCCTCTACTTTTCCGTTTTCCGATTTTATTAACCTTTAATATGATCAGAATATTGCTTTAATGCCTGCAGGCTAGATATATCTTCAGGAAAAAGTGGTATATGCATAATTCGCTGTTTCGAAAATATTTTTTCAATCATTTGTAAATATTCATGCTCTTGTGCTCTTCTTTTATTTAAAAAAGTACCATCTGCTTCTTCCGGTAATACCTTATTTATTATTAACCCATCCACATTAATACTATATTGGTTTAATTGATACAATGCCTTCTCTGTTTCAAGAATTGGAAGTCTTTCTGGAATTAGTACAAAATAATAGCCTGTCTTATTTTGGTTTAATAAAAGTTCCCTCACTTCTACAAATTTTTTTCGACGTTTCTGGAGCATCTCATAAATTGGATCCTCGACTGGTTCGCCATCATTTAGTAGCTGTGAGTAATTTTGGTTAATTTTCTTCCTCCTATTCACCATCCCATCTATCCAAGCTCCCATTAGTTCAGGTAAAGATAGCAAGCGGATAGTATGTCCAGTTGGGGCCGTATCAAAAATAATAAAATCAAAATTTGCTCGTTCTGTTAGCACAATTGAACATATACGATCAAAAATCGCTGCTTCCTCAGCACCAGGAGTTGCAACTGCCATGTCAATTTGACGATATGCTTCCGTCAGTAAAGTTGACTTGACCATTCCCTTTAAATTTCCTTTAACCTCATCAATATATGTTTTGGTTTCTATTGAAGGGTCAATTTCTAAAGCCCAAAGCCGCTCTTCAATCTTTTTCACTTCTCCACCAATACTTGTGTGGAAAATGTCGCCAACGTTATGTGCAGGGTCTGTTGAAATAAGCAGTGTTCTTTTTCCACTTGCAGCAGCACGCCATGCAATAGCTGCTGCAGATGTTGATTTACCAACACCACCTTTGCCTCCTATAAATACTATTTGTTTATCCCATATTGCAGCCAATCCACATTCCTCCATTTTAACAGCACCGAACTCCGTCTAGTGGTGATTTTTCCATTCCCATTCTAATATGCCATTGATGAAATCTCTCAATAATATAAGGGTAAAGTTCCAAAGTATAATAAAAAGCAGGATTTGGAATTCCTAACATTTCGGAATAGCAAAGAAATAAAAACACGTCCTCCTCGTCACGGAGTTCCCGGACTACTTCCGCTCGATGAGGCAAGCTGATCATTTCATCGTATAATTTGATTAGTTTCTTTAAAGATAGCTTTTTTTCAACCAAATCTTCATCACCTTTTCATATTTCTAAAAGCACTAGTTTAATTGAAAAATGCAAATCTTGTCCGATGGCGCAAACGAAAAATTTATCTTAACTTAACAAACATCTAAACATGTAATTCGAAAGACTTCAAGAATAAAAGGCATGTAAGATCAGATCCTCACATGCCTTAATAACCATTACAATGTCCGATCAATATTATTATTTTTTTTAGTTAAAGCAGCCACCGCTTCAATGAAAATCCAGAATGTAAACCCTAAAATAATCGCACCAAATACAAACAGCAACATATTTCCGTCTGTAGTACCCCAACCAGACCAATCAAGAAAGACTTGTTGAGCCATTGCCCAAACCGTCATAAACATCAGGAATGCCATTGGAATTAATGTCACCAAATAGTTCCGACCTTGATTTTTCAACCACATCGTAATGAGTAATAGTGTTATACCCGCTAAAAGTTGGTTTGATGTACCAAATAACGGCCATAATAGATATCCCCCTGAGCCAAAACCATTTGGACCTTCTGGTAATAACACTAGCGCTGCGCTCGACACAACTGCGATTGTTGTGGCTACATGTGTTTTAGTTAATGATTGTATGTTGTACTCACTACCTAATTCTGCAATAATGTACCGCATTAAACGAACTGATGTATCTAGTGTGGTTGCCGCAAAGCTGACAACAATAACAGCTACAATTGTAGATGCAATATCAGCTGGAATACCAATACCTGTAGCAAGTTGCCCAGCACCTCCAATAAATGCCCCTAGTCCGCCGCCGCTAGCTGCTGCAAAACTGCTATATTTCGCGGTAAATTCATCCACTGAAGGGAAAAAGGTAACGACTGCAATAATTGCGATTAAGGCCAGTGCACCTTCTCCAACAGCCCCTAAATATCCTACAAACTTAGCATCTGTTTCTTTATCTAATTGCTTGGATGAAGTTCCTGATGATACTAGACCGTGGAAACCTGAAATAGCACCACACGCAATTGTTATAAACAAAAGAGGAAACCATGATACATCGGCACCTGGATTCGTCATCGGTGCTGTAACTTCTGGATTTGAAAATAATAAGCCTAAATATAAAATAGCTAAGCCAACCACCAATTGATGGGAATTTATATAATCTCTCGGTTGTAATAACTTCCAAACCGGTAGTACTGATGCAATATAAACATAGATCATTAAAATAATAATCCAAACAAAAAATGCCATTGACACTCCATTTAAACCAAATGCAACAATTTGGTCTGGACCACCAAAATAGTTAACTAAATCAATTTGCAAGGCAGGTACCCTGCTTGCGATAATTGCCGCACCATACATAACTGCAAGCGCTATCAAGGATGGAAGTAACATATTTCCGCTTTTCCTATGGACTTTATAACCAATCCAAACGGCTAACGGAATTTGTATAAATACTGATAAAACTGCTGAAGGATTTGAAACAAATAGATTTGAAATAACCCAAGCAAAAACTGCATTAACCATTAAAACCAAAATTAAAATAATAAATAAAAACAATATTTTGCCACGTTTTCCAATAAACTTATTCGCAATCGTCCCAATGGATTGCCCCTTATTTCGTACAGATAAAACAAGCGCACCAAAATCATGAACACCAGCAGCAAAGACGGTTCCTAAAACTACCCAAAGGACAGCAGGCAGCCAACCCCAGTACACCGCTATCGCAGGTCCTACAATAGGTGCCGCACCTGCAACAGATGTAAAGTGATGTCCCCATAATACTAGTTTATTAGTTGGAACAAAATCGACTCCATCCTCGAATTGATGTGCAGGTGTTTTGTAATTCGGATCTAAACGGTATATCTTTTCCGCTACAAATTTTGCATAATACATGTAACCTAAAAAGAAAACGACCATACCAATAACCGCTAACAAAATACCATACATGATAACGCCTCCCTTTCAATGAATTTCTGTAGTAGGTTCTTTGCCAATTGCAGTTTAAATAGATTATTGCCTACTAAAATCTTATTCAACATTTCGTTTATTATGAACAATTGCCCCTTATACTTCAATTTAAATACAACAAATGTTATGTTTTTTATTTTGCCAATAATACTTTTGTAAATAGTTAATAGTTTCATATAAAGGAATATAATAATTTTGTATTTTATGAGTAAGCTAGTATAAGTCATCTCTAATATCACATGGTCACTGTTTATTCATCGTTGAGAGATGCTGATTTATATAATAAAACCTAGTATGGAGGTGGTTATTTTATTTAATAAAAATAACCTTTACTTATAGCAGTTCTCTATAACTTTAACCATTCTAAAAATTCATACAAAGGAATGAACCGAATGATTGGATTATTCGTAATTTTAATATTAGTGTTATTTTTACCTTTTTCCGTAAAACAGGTCGAGCATAACTTAGAAATTTTCCTATTTATTATGGGGTCTTCTGCTGCTGCTATTAGCGGAACAATGAATAGCTATTTAATTGAAAAAGCACTGTTTGACCCAATAAATATTACAATCGCTGTGTTAGTGGCTGGACTACTTACAAAATGGCTCCATGTTCCTCTTACAGCATCCATACTATCGTTAAGCAGAGCATTAACAGCTCGGTTCTTTCTAGCTTTAGTGGTTATCCTTTTGGGACTTGCATCAAGTATTATCACAGCAATTATTGCCGCTATAATTCTAGTTATTATCGTGAATGTACTTCCCTTAGAACGGCAATCTGAAATTCGTTTCACTATCCTAGCATGTTTCTCAATTGGACTAGGGGCAGCGTTAACACCGATTGGGGAACCCCTATCTACGATTACCGTTAGTAAATTAAATGAGGACTTCTTTTATTTAATAAGGTTAATTGGTCCGGAGGTAATCTCAGCTGTTACTATGTTCGGAGCACTGACCTTCATTTTTGTAAAGCCGCATCGAGATTCAACTAGTTTATCTTCTGGACAAAGTACAGAAAGCTATAATGAAATTATTATAAGATCAGCAAAAATCTACTTATTTGTTATGGGATTAACCTTCTTAGGTCATGGATTTGAGCCGCTAATTAATAAATATATTATCAACCTAGACCCGATGCTATTGTATTGGATTAATATGATTTCAGCTATTTTAGATAACGCCACTCTTGCTGCTGCAGAAATTAGTCCGGCAATGGATCCAGAAACTATACGTGCTGTCTTGCTTGGTCTTATTATTAGCGGTGGTATGCTTATTCCAGGAAACATTCCAAATATTATTGCAGCTGGTAAATTGAACATTACAAGTAAGGAATGGGCAAGTTTCGGTGTACCAGTTGGACTGCTTACGATGGCTGTTTATTTTATTGTATTGTTTATCTAAAAGCTTTTTTCACCCTCGTTTTTATTTGCCCTTAGAAGTCAAAAAAATGCACAAGCAGTCTATAACCGCTTGTGCATATACTTTATCAGCTTGTTTGCATACTTTTTAGTTTTAAGAATTGTAAGACTTTCTGAACAGATTCTTCTCCCTGATCAATGCAGTCAGGTACGCCTAATCCTTCATACGAAGCACCGGCTAAATAAACACCCGGTAAATGTGTGGTCATTTTTTCTTTAATAGTTTGAAGTCTTTGCTTATGACCTACAGTATACTGTGGCATTGAATCTTTCCATCTACTAATAATTGAAAACTCTGGTTTTGAAGTGATATTCATTATTTTATTTAGATCATTTAATACAGCATCGATGATTTCGTCATCTGAGCGATAAACAATTTCTTCATCTCCAGCTTTTCCTACATAGCAGCGAAGAATCACTTTTCCCTTTGGTGTTGAATGCGGCCACTTTTTATGTGTCCACGTACAAGCAGTAATCGCATAGCCGCTATCTCGTGATACAACAAAGCCTGTTCCATCTATATCTTTTTTTATGACTTCCTCAGGAAATACCATTGCTACAGTGGCTACAGAAGTAGAAGGTACATCTTTTAATGGTTCAAAGAATGAATAATGAGAGAAAACTTCTGCTGTTTGTTGATGTGGTGTACAAACAACCACGCTGTCTGCCACCATTTCCTCACCATTAGACAATTGAAGTACATATAAATCCCCATTACGAGTTATATTTTCAACTCGTATATTTTTCTTTACAGAACCAGGTTGTAACTTTTCTTCCACTGCATGAACAATTGATTCTAATCCAGTCGTCGGAGTTAAAAACATCCCTTTCGACTTTTTCTTTGTTTTTTCCTGGGACTTAGGAGTTTTTGGCGTTGCACTTTTCATTCCAAGCATTAAACTTCTTGATTTTTGCTCGACTTCATAGAATTGTGGAAAGGTAGCCATTAAGCTCATTTGATCGATATCGCCAGCATATATTCCCGAAAGGAGTGGCTCAATTAAATGATCAACTACTTCATCACCCAATCTTCTTCGGAAAAACTTACCCAATGACTGATCTCCACTTTTATTTGAACGGGGAATGAAGAGATCAGCACCAGCACGTATTTTCCCAATAGGACTAAATAAACCTGACAATGCAAATGGCGCTATTTTTGTAGGAATCCCCATAATAGCTCCACCGGGCATAGGATGGAGTTTATCTTTTACTAAAACATAAGATTTACCCGCACTGTTAGCTACGAGCTTATCCTTTAATCCTACCTCTTCAACAAGTCTGGAAGCACTTAATTTACGTGCTAAAAATGAATCTGGTCCCTTTTCAATTACATAACCGTTTTCAGTATATGTTTCAATTTTTCCACCTAAACGATTAGATCCTTCTATTAATAACGTTTCAAGTGGTAAAGAATTTACACGTGTTTCTTTTTGTAAGTAGTAGGTTGCTGCAAGGCCAGTAATTCCACCACCAATTACAACAACTCTTTTGTTTTGTTGACTCACTTTATTCGCCTACTTCTTGGAGTTTTTGAATAACTACATTACTTAGCGCTTGAATAAACTTTGGATGTATATTCGGCATAGGTGGGCGGTAATAGTTGCCACCAATTTCTTTTGTAACGACTTTGCATTCAAAATCATTATCATATAGGACTTCTAAATGATCGGATACAAACCCTACTGGTGCATATACAAAGCTCGTAAAGCCTTTTTGCTTATGTAGATCTCTTGTAAGATCTTGAACATCTGGTCCCAGCCATGGCTCAGGTGTATTCCCGGCACTTTGCCAGCCTATTTCATAATTTTTTATATCTGTTTGTTCCACTATTAACTTTGCTGTTTCTTCTAGTTGCTGCGGATATGGGTCACCCATTCCGATAATTTTTTCAGGGAGACTGTGTGCAGAAACAATTAATACCGCATTGGTTCTTTCAGTTTCCGACATGCTATCAAAGATATTTTTAATATTCTCTGACCAATAATCAATAAATAATGGTTCTTTATACCATGATTCGATTGAATAGATCGTTGGACCACCAATTTTCTCAGACTCTTCAACAGCCCGTCCATTATATGATTTAATACTGAACGTTGAAAAATGTGGGGCAAGCACAATACTAATTGCTTCCTCTATTCCATCATTTTTCATTGCATGAATAGCATCCTCAACAAACGGCTCAATATGTTTGAGTCCCAAATATAACTCAAATTCAACATCAGGAACTTCTTTATTAAGATTAGCTTGTAAGGCTTCTGCCTGCTGCTTAGTTATTTTAGCTAATGGTGAAATTCCACCAATCGCATCATAACGTCTTCGTAAATCTTCTATCATTTCCGGTGATGGCTTACGGCCATGGCGGATATGTGTATAATACCGTTCTAAATCCTCTTCCTTGTACGGCGTACCATAGGCCATTACAAGCAAGCCGATTTTTCGTTTTGTCATTATTTCACCTCATCAAGTCGATTCATGTTTCTATTTAGGCTCTTAATTTTTCAGCTGAGTATTCATGTATAAATTTCGTAAGTTTCTGTAAAGTTTCTACTTTCACATCAGGAAATACACCATGACCTAAATTAAAAATGTAGCCAGGTTGTTTCATACCTTGATCCAAAATCGCTTTTGCACGCTCCTCAATTACTTCCCAAGGAGCTAATAAAATGGCTGGGTCAAGATTACCTTGCACTGTTTTCGATATTCCAAGCTTCCTCGCTTCATCAATTTGCATACGCCAGTCAAGGCCTACAACATCGAGCGGTAAATCGTGCCATTCTTGTGCTAAATGACTTGCTCCAACTCCAAACATAATTAATGGAACGTTCTTTTCACGAAGCTCTGTAAAAATATGATTCATTATTGGTTTAATAAACAGGCGATAGTCTGCAACATTTAACGCCCCTACCCATGAATCAAAAATTTGAACAGCTTTCGCGCCTGCATCAATTTGTGATTTTACGTAAGTAATTGTCATAGTTCCAAGCTTGTCCATTAATTTAAACCAAGCCTCGGGCTGTGAATACATAAATGCTTTTGTTTTATTATAATTTTTAGAAGGACCGCCTTCAATCATGTAACTTGCAAGTGTAAATGGTGCTCCTGCGAATCCAATTAAAGGGACGGATAATTGCTCATTTACTAATAACTTAATAGTATCGAGAACATATGGTACATCACTTTCCGGATCTATTTCCCCTAGTTTCTCAACGTCTTCCATTGAACGAATTGGATTTGAAATTACAGGACCAATTCCTGATTTAATATCTACATCCACACCAATTGATGGCAATGGTGACATAATATCTTTATACAAAATAGCGGCATCTACATCATATTGCTCCACTGGCAATCTTGTAACATATGCGCAAAGCTCCGGCTGATGTGTTATTTCAAATAGAGAATATTTCTCTTTTAGTTTTCTATATTCAGGTTGTGACCGCCCCGCTTGCCTCATATACCAACAGGGTACGTAATCAGTTTTCTCGCCTCTTGCTGCTTTTAATAATGTGTCATTAAATTTCTGGTTATTCATTACTATCCAACACCTTTCTGTAAACACATCTATCATTATGTTTATACTTTTTCAATACATGTTCCTTGCGGCTCATTTATACAATACAATATCAACTATAATCTAAATAATTATTTTATGTATATACACATTGGTAAACTGTCATAAATTTGACGATATCTTCAACGTTTTTCAGCATAAAAACAAGAACATTCCATCTCCGTTATTGTTAGGTTTCTAACATCTTTTCATTCTATGTTATCATATATAACTTTTGTTTCCTTAGTTTCTTCAACTATTAACCATTTCTATTCAAAATATCCTCGTGAAAACTTGATCTAATCCTGAAAAAACTGCAGGGATCACTTTATGAAATATAGGAGTAATTGTATATTGATCTAATGGTGTGATCACTAAAATCAAAAAAATTAATATCCCGTAATTTTCATACTTGGTAAGTACAACTCTAATTTTCGGTGGGGCAAGATCTTCAACCATGCGATAGCCATCCAAAGGTGGAAAAGGTA
This genomic window contains:
- a CDS encoding carbon starvation CstA family protein, whose product is MYGILLAVIGMVVFFLGYMYYAKFVAEKIYRLDPNYKTPAHQFEDGVDFVPTNKLVLWGHHFTSVAGAAPIVGPAIAVYWGWLPAVLWVVLGTVFAAGVHDFGALVLSVRNKGQSIGTIANKFIGKRGKILFLFIILILVLMVNAVFAWVISNLFVSNPSAVLSVFIQIPLAVWIGYKVHRKSGNMLLPSLIALAVMYGAAIIASRVPALQIDLVNYFGGPDQIVAFGLNGVSMAFFVWIIILMIYVYIASVLPVWKLLQPRDYINSHQLVVGLAILYLGLLFSNPEVTAPMTNPGADVSWFPLLFITIACGAISGFHGLVSSGTSSKQLDKETDAKFVGYLGAVGEGALALIAIIAVVTFFPSVDEFTAKYSSFAAASGGGLGAFIGGAGQLATGIGIPADIASTIVAVIVVSFAATTLDTSVRLMRYIIAELGSEYNIQSLTKTHVATTIAVVSSAALVLLPEGPNGFGSGGYLLWPLFGTSNQLLAGITLLLITMWLKNQGRNYLVTLIPMAFLMFMTVWAMAQQVFLDWSGWGTTDGNMLLFVFGAIILGFTFWIFIEAVAALTKKNNNIDRTL
- a CDS encoding DUF1646 family protein; the protein is MIGLFVILILVLFLPFSVKQVEHNLEIFLFIMGSSAAAISGTMNSYLIEKALFDPINITIAVLVAGLLTKWLHVPLTASILSLSRALTARFFLALVVILLGLASSIITAIIAAIILVIIVNVLPLERQSEIRFTILACFSIGLGAALTPIGEPLSTITVSKLNEDFFYLIRLIGPEVISAVTMFGALTFIFVKPHRDSTSLSSGQSTESYNEIIIRSAKIYLFVMGLTFLGHGFEPLINKYIINLDPMLLYWINMISAILDNATLAAAEISPAMDPETIRAVLLGLIISGGMLIPGNIPNIIAAGKLNITSKEWASFGVPVGLLTMAVYFIVLFI
- the hemE gene encoding uroporphyrinogen decarboxylase — translated: MNNQKFNDTLLKAARGEKTDYVPCWYMRQAGRSQPEYRKLKEKYSLFEITHQPELCAYVTRLPVEQYDVDAAILYKDIMSPLPSIGVDVDIKSGIGPVISNPIRSMEDVEKLGEIDPESDVPYVLDTIKLLVNEQLSVPLIGFAGAPFTLASYMIEGGPSKNYNKTKAFMYSQPEAWFKLMDKLGTMTITYVKSQIDAGAKAVQIFDSWVGALNVADYRLFIKPIMNHIFTELREKNVPLIMFGVGASHLAQEWHDLPLDVVGLDWRMQIDEARKLGISKTVQGNLDPAILLAPWEVIEERAKAILDQGMKQPGYIFNLGHGVFPDVKVETLQKLTKFIHEYSAEKLRA
- the hemY gene encoding protoporphyrinogen oxidase, whose product is MSQQNKRVVVIGGGITGLAATYYLQKETRVNSLPLETLLIEGSNRLGGKIETYTENGYVIEKGPDSFLARKLSASRLVEEVGLKDKLVANSAGKSYVLVKDKLHPMPGGAIMGIPTKIAPFALSGLFSPIGKIRAGADLFIPRSNKSGDQSLGKFFRRRLGDEVVDHLIEPLLSGIYAGDIDQMSLMATFPQFYEVEQKSRSLMLGMKSATPKTPKSQEKTKKKSKGMFLTPTTGLESIVHAVEEKLQPGSVKKNIRVENITRNGDLYVLQLSNGEEMVADSVVVCTPHQQTAEVFSHYSFFEPLKDVPSTSVATVAMVFPEEVIKKDIDGTGFVVSRDSGYAITACTWTHKKWPHSTPKGKVILRCYVGKAGDEEIVYRSDDEIIDAVLNDLNKIMNITSKPEFSIISRWKDSMPQYTVGHKQRLQTIKEKMTTHLPGVYLAGASYEGLGVPDCIDQGEESVQKVLQFLKLKSMQTS
- a CDS encoding cory-CC-star protein, with the translated sequence MVEKKLSLKKLIKLYDEMISLPHRAEVVRELRDEEDVFLFLCYSEMLGIPNPAFYYTLELYPYIIERFHQWHIRMGMEKSPLDGVRCC
- the hemH gene encoding ferrochelatase, with amino-acid sequence MTKRKIGLLVMAYGTPYKEEDLERYYTHIRHGRKPSPEMIEDLRRRYDAIGGISPLAKITKQQAEALQANLNKEVPDVEFELYLGLKHIEPFVEDAIHAMKNDGIEEAISIVLAPHFSTFSIKSYNGRAVEESEKIGGPTIYSIESWYKEPLFIDYWSENIKNIFDSMSETERTNAVLIVSAHSLPEKIIGMGDPYPQQLEETAKLIVEQTDIKNYEIGWQSAGNTPEPWLGPDVQDLTRDLHKQKGFTSFVYAPVGFVSDHLEVLYDNDFECKVVTKEIGGNYYRPPMPNIHPKFIQALSNVVIQKLQEVGE
- a CDS encoding ArsA family ATPase; the protein is MAAIWDKQIVFIGGKGGVGKSTSAAAIAWRAAASGKRTLLISTDPAHNVGDIFHTSIGGEVKKIEERLWALEIDPSIETKTYIDEVKGNLKGMVKSTLLTEAYRQIDMAVATPGAEEAAIFDRICSIVLTERANFDFIIFDTAPTGHTIRLLSLPELMGAWIDGMVNRRKKINQNYSQLLNDGEPVEDPIYEMLQKRRKKFVEVRELLLNQNKTGYYFVLIPERLPILETEKALYQLNQYSINVDGLIINKVLPEEADGTFLNKRRAQEHEYLQMIEKIFSKQRIMHIPLFPEDISSLQALKQYSDHIKG
- a CDS encoding gluconokinase; translation: MKKYVIGLDVGTTSTKAVVFDKTGNVISECESEYPLTHPKPSWAEQDAHQIELAAITAIKTAITKAAITKEELIAVGISSAMHSIICVDRNNKPLSPSITWADGRSTAQAQALKGNNIGLPIYLKTGTPIHPMSPLLKLIWMKETNYEPYLNAYKFISIKEYLIASWFGEYVVDYSVAAATGMLDIFTRDWNSDALEQAGISVEQLSKVVPAHYTMQGMNKQIADQMGIPVNLPFVIGGSDGPLANLGIGAINKGEVAITIGTSGAIRQMTNKPKTDEEQEVFCYSFTDDLWIMGGPTNNGGIVLRWIKETLGQHEVGLAQSQGLNAYDLLTTIAEKIPVGSNGLLFMPHLNGERAPFWDAKAKGAYIGLTSSHQRDHMIRAGLEGVIFSIFHIGEALERLAGEPSKIYASGGFARSSLWLQILCDVFGKEVHVPESHQSSAWGAAWIALCSVGESSSLIDIKDHIPMKMSLVPKEENHRKYAELYNVYRSLYQSLRASFVELHRIQNQ